The genomic interval ctgctttaaCAAATTGCTACCTCCtggttgttttcttctttctatatttttgtCCTCCTACATGTTTTCTCCAGTCGGCTGGGGTGTGGACCAGGGAGTTGGAGGTTTTGGGGATGATCCAGGAGTTAAAGCCCAGGTCCTCAATCTCATCCGCTCAGTCCGGACTGTCATGAGAGGTTGGGAAGCTAGTTTCCTTATGTCCCTAGAAAAATGAAATTGTCTAAGATCACAGGAAATGTTGAGTGaatgtcatgtttagcaggGCTGGGTATCCTTTGAAACACTGATGTCAATGAACGCCTGAGCTTTTGGGACATATACTAAAACAGTACCTTCTTTGTGCATCATTTTGTCTTAACACAAAGCAGCCACAGAGGaacttttacataaataaagtacagtacaaagTCAGcagaattattatttaaatcaggaaaCTTACCAAACCTTTGGTACCTgacagttttttatttgctttgtgcCAGAGACACATTTCACTCAGTACCCAAAAAGTACTGATGTTTGACACCCAGCCATAGTATTTAGAGGTTgagtattttgcattttgttaactttttgtttttgttccttgttttgttttcacagtgcCTTTAATAATAGTGAATTCGGCCTGCATCGTCCTGTTGTTACTGTTTGGTTGACGGCGGTACACCAAGCGCCAGAATGAAGCCAGAGGACCAGATGTGCCAAGgaacaaccacaaacacacatacagaaatatCTGTCATTCAGAGACTTCTGCCTTTGCCAGTCAAAAAGTGTTCCCATGAGGCTAGCATGGgaatagaaaaatattaaactcaacatgcagatgttcatatccaaagagaagaagaattgCCCCGTCACCTGGTTCAAATTTGTCTGGTGTGGACTTCCTAACTGGCTCTTCAGTTTGACACCAAAAGGACGAAATGAAGATAGTTCTTGGAAGTCGTAACGCCACTCTAGGTGATGATTCTCTCGTcatccaaagtgcttttgtgctgcacagagtgtgtttgtcctcGCTCTCATCGTATGTATTCAGGACACATTGAGAGGAATCTGTTTTGGTGATTTAATGAGATATGTGTCATATGTTTCATCCTGTTGTTACAAATGAGAAACCTGTTAAAGAAGTGTCAGCAGTAGTACTGTATGATAATGgcaatgtaaatatttattatgtgtttttacataaaatgatttaaaaggaTTTAATATTTTCCCACCAGTGAGGGGGGTACTTAGAAACAGCATTGCTACCATTGGGTGGGGAGATTATagttacagaaaatataatcaaaCTGTTAAACAAATGCAGGATACACATCTTTCTGACATGTTGTCCAGACCTGGTCGCAGCCCTGCAGTTTTCCAGGTGAAAGGTTTTAAATTTTAAGCAATATTGCCAAACACAATCCTGAAAATGACCCATTGTACTGTTTACATAACAATACCCTCTCAGTGCCACAAACATCATTGGGATGgtgttgagatgtttttttttttgtcttgaaataaatgtattagtcattttaatgaaattcGTTTGCCTCAGTCTTCTCTTTTAAGTGTGGCAGCAGAGGAGtagtttctgctgtttttttttagtgaaattAGCGTCTAAAACTATTTTGACTGACATTTCAAACAAGCTCCTTCTTACTGTTATAGGAATGCATTTTACTGCAATACTTTTACTTCCACTTGAGTAAAACTTTGCACACTGCAGTATCTCTCTACATCTGCTCTGTCTAAATATTGACATATTTCTCTCGACCCCATGCTCCACTTCATTAATAACGTCCCCATATGTTGTGAATTATCACGATTTCCATCCCGCTGCTAAGctccacaaacatttttattaacacTACTGTAGTTTTGATTCTAAGTACCTGGTAGGGGGGAGTGGGTAAAGGGGATCTGCTGGAATTAGAAGCATATGTTTATCAGGGAGATTTGTGCAGTAAAGCCACTTTGATCTGTGATTAGTCGGAGTTTAGCTGTGGGTTCACAGTGAAATCTGTAAGCGATCACAGGCGGCTGTGCATGAATATGTATCTCCATTTCACAGGTCAGGATGTTTGGTGTTGGGGTGTCTGGGTCCTCAATAATAAATGTGTTCTGACAGGTTCGTTTTTAAGGAACATAAAGCAGCTTTTCCATTCcctttcattttaattgtttagATGTACAATTTTCAATTTTTGTGccttttgaatttcattttaaaaaatgtatatatacagcagcTATTATGGAATCAatctataaaaaataaacatacattttttattgaaatgaaaaaaaatgaagaaattaaatgATGTTATTTACTAACACAAAAATGTGGAAAGGAGACGATACCTGATGGTATCCTGATGGACTTTAACTCCATTTTAACTAACTCAGTTGGAcaaaatttgtatttaaataacattaattGATTCTTCCAACATCTGTAACCACAAAAGACCAAATGAAAGCaccaaaaagagagaaacaccaAAAAAAGGTTAGTAAAAGAGCTGAAatatcagaaacaaaacattacattaaagcAAGTCCTGTTTTAATAAGAAGGGATTTAAAAGATGGCACTGATTTAGATATTTTGTCcggacaaaaacatttacagtatgagATTAGTCCTCCAACATCATGTTTTTCACAGTTATGAACTGCACAATATTTATGTGAAAACAAgaactgaaaactaaaaaacaacattgGGAAACAGTGTTATTCGCTGGAGGTATGTTAAAAGAGGATTTGATCAGTGTTGTCTGGCGTCGTGCAGAGAGGTTTTTATCGTTTTGATAATACCTCCCACCATGTTAAATCTATCTGAATGCCCTGAAAGACCCACTAATGCGATACATCTGTTGGTTGTTAGTGGGATGGGacacatatgtttttttttattactctaATGAGTGATTAAGTGGTTAGGGATAACCCTCTTATCTGATCTGATTTAAGATATAAATTGGAAAAAGATGATAGCTACAAAGAGAGAGTGATatcaaaaagagagagtgatattaaaaatgtctccccccccccccccccccgaaaaaaacaaaaaaacaaaatacatacaataaaacAGGATTTGAAGGAGGGCTGCGGGGAGGCAGCACTGAGCTGCGAGAGACTAAAACCCACTTTAACGCGAAGcgaagaagaaaacaggaagcaggaagaggagctgcTGACGCTAAAGGTTAGCGGTGCAGGTTGATGACTTTCTAAACATGTAAACTTTATTCGCTTATTGTGCCGTTTGTGCAAATTGAAACCgcaacattttgtacaaaaaatGAAGTCGCTCAATGTGCACAAAGTTTCAGGTAACAGCTAAATGAATGCTACTTTCGCTGTCACTGTACCATCCATGCAGGTCCAACAGTATGTACATGTAGATTATGAAGGTTTTTAGACTACTAGTTAGTTAGCTACAAGCAGTTATTTGTTATAGTAATCTCTCTGCAATTAGTTTGAGAGATGTTTGCCTATTGAATATCACAACAGGCAAGAACGTGACAGCAGAAGTTGATAAAAGTGTGCATATTTCAATAACGTCAATATAAAATCACTATGGAGAACCACGGAAGCACCACAAGAATAGTATAGCAATATTGAACTGAATAGTAAAAtgacataataatgataaaaatcgTAAAAGCAAAAGACTACCAAGCTGTTACACTCACAACAGACATTTGGACCTGTgatagtaggaaaagcacattaGCAATTAATGACAGTTACAATGGCTGCAATGTATCCTTTTATACACATCTCCTCTAAAACCGGCCTGACAAATCAATGAAACTACCTGAATAAAAAGTCAACAGTGATTATTAATAAATTAGAAAAATCATACAAAGTACAATAAAGTCATG from Enoplosus armatus isolate fEnoArm2 chromosome 18, fEnoArm2.hap1, whole genome shotgun sequence carries:
- the ier3ip1 gene encoding immediate early response 3-interacting protein 1 — protein: MAFTLYSLIQTAILCTNAIAVLHEERFLSKIGWGVDQGVGGFGDDPGVKAQVLNLIRSVRTVMRVPLIIVNSACIVLLLLFG